A genome region from Cucurbita pepo subsp. pepo cultivar mu-cu-16 chromosome LG02, ASM280686v2, whole genome shotgun sequence includes the following:
- the LOC111787705 gene encoding protein TOPLESS, producing MSSLSRELVFLILQFLDEEKFKETVHKLEQESGFFFNMKYFEDEVHNGNWDEVERYLSGFTKVDDNRYSMKIFFEIRKQKYLEALDKHDRSKAVDILVKDLKVFSTFNEELFKEITQLLTLENFRENEQLSKYGDTKSARAIMLVELKKLIEANPLFRDKLQFPHLKNSRLRTLINQSLNWQHQLCKNPRPNPDIKTLFVDHSCGQPNGARAPSPANNPLLGSLPKPGGFPPLGAHGPFQPTAAPVPAPLAGWMSNPSAVTHPAVSSGGAIGLGAPSMPAALKHPRTPPNNPSVDYPSAESEIVSKRPKPMGMSDEVNLPVNVLPVSFAGHGHAQAFNAPDDLPKNVMRTLNQGSSPMSMDFHPVQQTLLLVGTNVGEIGLWEVGSRERLVSRSFKVWDLNACSMPLQAALLKEPDVSVNRVIWSPDGSLFGVAYSRHIVQIYSYHGGDDLRQHLEIDAHVGGVNDLAFSNPNKQLCVITCGDDKTIKVWDAANGARQFTFEGHEAPVYSVCPHYKESIQFIFSTALDGKIKAWLYDNMGSRVDYDAPGRWCTTMAYSADGTRLFSCGTSKDGESYIVEWNESEGAVKRTYQGFRKRSLGVVQFDTTKNRFLAAGDDFSIKFWDMDNVQLLTTVDADGGLPASPRIRFNKDGTLLAVSGNENGIKILANLDGIRLLRTFENLSYDASRTSEAGTKPAINPISAAAAVAAAAAGSAADRGASVVSMAGVAGDTRSLGDVKPRITEDSNDKSKIWKLTEINESSHCRSLRLPENLRVNKISRLIYTNSGSAILALASNAIHLLWKWTRSERNSTGKATANVLPQLWQPSSGILMTNDVADTGSEEAVPCFALSKNDSYVMSASGGKISLFNMMTFKTMTTFMPPPPAATFLAFHPQDNNIIAIGMDDSTIQIYNVRVDEVKSKLKGHSKRITGLAFSHLLNVLVSSGADAQLCVWSSDGWEKQKTRSLQLPSGRPLSSQSDTRVQFHQDQIHFLVVHETQIAIYETTKLECVKQWTPRESGAPISHATFSCDSQMIYASFLDGTVCVFTVATLRLRCRISPSAYLPASVSNASVQPLVIAAHPQEANQFALGLSDGGVHVFEPLESEGKWGVPPPVENGSASSVPTTPSVGASGSDQAPR from the exons ATGTCGTCCCTCAGCAGGGAGCTGGTGTTCTTGATTTTACAGTTTCTCGATGAGGAAAAATTTAAGGAGACAGTTCACAA gCTTGAGCAGGAATCTGGGTTTTTCTTCAATATGAAATACTTTGAAGACGAGGTTCATAATGGGAACTGGGACGAAGTTGAGAGATACCTCTCTGGTTTTACGAAAGTAGATGATAATCGCtattcaatgaaaatattttttgagatTAGGAAGCAGAAATATCTTGAGGCATTGGACAA GCATGACCGCTCCAAGGCAGTAGATATTTTAGTAAAggatttaaaagttttttccACGTTTAACGAAGAACTTTTCAAGGAGATTACTCAGCTCTTGACGCTGGAGAATTTTAG GGAAAATGAACAATTGTCGAAGTATGGCGATACGAAGTCTGCTCGGGCTATTATGTTGGTTGAGTTGAAGAAGCTTATTGAAGCAAATCCTTTGTTCCGTGATAAATTGCAGTTTCCTCACCTTAAGAACTCAAGATTGCGTACTCTTATTAATCAAAG CTTAAATTGGCAGCATCAACTTTGTAAAAACCCTAGACCAAATCCAGATATTAAAACCCTTTTTGTGGATCATTCCTGTGGACAACCAAATGGTGCTCGGGCTCCTTCTCCTGCGAACAATCCGCTTCTTGGATCCTTACCCAAACCTGGAGGTTTTCCTCCTCTTGGTGCTCATGGG CCTTTTCAGCCTACAGCAGCACCAGTTCCAGCACCGCTTGCTGGTTGGATGTCCAACCCTTCAGCCGTTACTCATCCTGCAGTTTCTAGTGGAGGTGCCATTGGTCTTGGTGCTCCATCTATGCCGG CTGCTTTGAAACATCCACGGACTCCACCAAATAACCCTTCTGTAGACTATCCTTCTGCGGAATCTGAAATTGTTTCTAAAAGGCCAAAGCCTATGGGGATGTCTGATGAG GTAAACCTACCAGTTAATGTTCTGCCAGTATCATTTGCTGGTCATGGTCATGCACAGGCTTTTAATGCACCAGATGATTTGCCGAAGAATGTTATGCGGACACTGAATCAAGGGTCATCTCCAATGAGCATGGATTTTCATCCGGTCCAACAAACTCTGCTTCTAG TTGGCACAAATGTGGGTGAAATAGGGTTGTGGGAAGTTGGATCTAGGGAGCGACTTGTTTCGAGGAGTTTTAAAGTCTGGGATCTCAATGCATGTTCAATGCCTTTACAG GCAGCTCTACTTAAAGAGCCTGATGTATCGGTAAACCGTGTTATTTGGAGTCCTGATGGTTCATTATTTG GTGTTGCCTATTCAAGGCACATTGTTCAAATATACTCCTATCACGGTGGTGATGACCTGCGACAGCACCTGGAG ATTGATGCTCATGTCGGTGGAGTTAATGATCTAGCATTCTCCAATCCCAATAAACAACTTTGTGTCATAACATGCGGGGATGACAAGACCATTAAG GTCTGGGATGCTGCCAATGGTGCAAGACAATTTACATTTGAAGGCCACGAGGCTCCTGTCTACTCTGTTTGTCCTCACTACAAGGAAAGTATTCAG TTCATCTTTTCAACAGCACTGGATGGAAAGATAAAGGCATGGCTATATGATAATATGGGCTCACGAGTTGACTATGATGCTCCTGGACGTTGGTGCACAACCATGGCTTACAGTGCAGATGGTACGAG GCTCTTCTCATGTGGGACAAGTAAAGATGGAGAGTCTTATATTGTTGAGTGGAATGAGAGTGAAGGAGCTGTTAAGAGAACTTACCAAGGGTTCCGCAAGCGGTCTCTGGGTGTGGTACAATTCGATACAACTAAAAATCGGTTTTTGGCTGCTGGTGATGATttctccattaaattttgggaCATGGACAATGTTCAACTTTTAACGACTGTAGATGCTGACGGAGGGCTCCCA GCAAGTCCACGCATCCGCTTTAACAAGGATGGCACCCTTTTAGCTGTTTCTGGCAATGAGAATGGAATTAAAATCTTGGCGAATCTGGATGGAATCCGGCTACTACGAACATTTGAAAATCTTTCATATGATGCATCTAGGACGTCAGAAGCTGGGACAAAG cCTGCAATAAATCCAATTTCAGCTGCTGCAGCtgtggcagcagcagcagctggTAGCGCCGCAGATAGAGGTGCTTCTGTCGTCAGTATGGCTGGAGTG GCTGGGGATACCCGAAGTTTGGGGGACGTGAAACCTAGAATTACTGAAGATTCCAATGACAAGTCAAAGATTTGGAAGCTCACTGAAATTAACGAATCATCTCATTGTAGATCCTTGAGGCTGCCTGAGAATCTAAGAGTAAACAAG ATATCTAGGTTGATCTACACAAATTCTGGAAGTGCAATCTTGGCATTGGCATCAAATGCTATTCACCTGCTATGGAAATGGACGCGAAGTGAGCGTAATTCAACTGGCAAG GCAACTGCAAATGTTTTGCCTCAATTATGGCAACCGTCGAGTGGCATTCTAATGACCAACGATGTTGCTGACACTGGTTCTGAAGAGGCTGTTCCCTGCTTTGCTTTATCCAAAAATGATTCTTACGTCATGTCAGCTTCTGGTGGAAAGATTTCCCTCTTTAATATGATGACATTTAAG ACAATGACAACTTTCATGCCGCCACCACCTGCCGCCACATTCCTTGCTTTTCACCCACAAGATAACAATATAATTGCCATTGGCATGGATGATTCcacaattcaaatttataatgtcCGTGTGGATGAG GTTAAGAGCAAGCTTAAAGGTCACTCTAAAAGAATAACTGGCTTGGCCTTCTCTCACTTACTGAATGTGCTAGTTTCATCCGGAGCCGACGCACAG CTTTGTGTGTGGAGCTCTGATGGGTGGGAGAAGCAGAAAACACGATCCTTGCAACTTCCAAGTGGGAGGCCATTGTCATCACAGTCAGACACTCGTGTACAGTTTCATCAGGACCAGATACACTTTCTGGTTGTGCACGAGACTCAGATTGCAATATATGAGACTACCAAACTTGAGTGTGTAAAGCAG TGGACGCCGCGGGAATCTGGTGCACCAATCTCTCACGCAACATTCTCTTGTGACAGTCAAATGATATATGCCAGCTTCTTGGATGGAACTGTCTGTGTGTTTACTGTTGCTACTCTCAGATTACGTTGTCGAATTAGTCCTTCAGCTTATCTTCCTGCTAGTGTGAG CAATGCTTCTGTTCAACCACTAGTGATTGCAGCACATCCCCAAGAAGCAAACCAATTTGCTTTAGGGCTGTCAGATGGTGGGGTTCACGTCTTCGAACCTCTCGAATCAGAAGGGAAATGGGGGGTGCCTCCGCCCGTTGAAAACGGATCAGCATCAAGTGTGCCAACGACTCCATCAGTCGGAGCTTCAGGTTCAGATCAAGCCCCAAGATGA